In a single window of the Olivibacter sp. SDN3 genome:
- a CDS encoding ATP-binding protein, with protein MALNTTNIDRIKHVTDRYQALLNSINQGFCIIEMIWDERGYPVDYLFIETNKAFENQTGIKHAEGRTMRTIEPLHEEHWFQIYGKVAALEKAVQFEQKADFLRKGTWYEVYAFPMTEASGRVAVLFNDISERKRAELLSKEFLARLEQEVSERTQALKESRELLKATLNSSKDAIQVLRAIRSDDGIIIDFYWILINKLVEDIYGDIVGKRLSQLTERLPIPRDKVLFSKCKQVAETGEMLHFEYETVREQIKFWYDITLVKLNDGVVVTVSDITERRSVELEIKKAKELYDKNIQLKLKQKELKKRQQQEIFMTTLRTQEEERKRIAENLHNGLGQLLYSVKLSLEQIDIQENGQQKILQQAQHLLAAAIRESRRISHELMPSILEDFGLQVAIQDVCDQFNKSLAFKCDFIGLPYKMDKYIEIAIYRIVQELVINIIKHAKATEASVKIMLEQNAINIMVKDNGMGFDPNVKEKRGIGLNTIQDKVKLLNGSFDVISERSRGTTINIKFPNQ; from the coding sequence ATGGCTCTTAACACTACGAATATAGATCGCATTAAACATGTAACAGACCGTTATCAAGCACTGTTAAATTCAATTAACCAGGGATTTTGCATTATCGAAATGATTTGGGACGAACGTGGTTATCCAGTAGATTACCTATTTATTGAAACAAATAAAGCTTTTGAAAATCAAACGGGTATTAAGCACGCCGAAGGACGAACGATGCGTACGATTGAGCCCCTGCATGAAGAGCACTGGTTCCAGATTTATGGTAAGGTTGCAGCTTTGGAGAAAGCTGTACAATTTGAACAGAAGGCTGACTTTTTGCGGAAAGGTACTTGGTATGAAGTGTACGCTTTTCCCATGACTGAAGCAAGTGGTAGAGTTGCGGTATTATTCAACGACATATCTGAACGTAAACGGGCGGAATTATTATCAAAAGAATTTTTAGCTCGCTTGGAACAAGAGGTTTCCGAGCGGACGCAGGCATTAAAAGAAAGTCGCGAATTATTAAAGGCGACGTTAAACAGTTCAAAGGATGCCATACAAGTATTGCGTGCTATAAGGAGTGATGATGGCATTATAATTGATTTTTATTGGATACTCATTAATAAATTAGTTGAAGATATATATGGCGATATAGTTGGTAAGCGTTTATCGCAACTAACAGAGCGTCTACCAATACCTAGGGATAAAGTACTTTTCTCGAAATGCAAACAGGTCGCTGAAACCGGAGAAATGTTGCACTTTGAGTATGAAACGGTGAGGGAGCAGATTAAATTCTGGTACGATATTACCTTGGTTAAGCTTAACGATGGAGTGGTAGTAACGGTATCAGATATAACTGAACGAAGAAGCGTAGAGTTAGAAATTAAAAAAGCAAAGGAATTGTACGATAAAAATATACAACTTAAACTTAAGCAAAAGGAGTTGAAAAAACGCCAGCAACAGGAGATTTTTATGACCACGCTGAGAACACAGGAAGAAGAGAGAAAAAGAATAGCAGAAAATCTTCACAATGGTTTAGGACAATTATTGTATAGTGTGAAATTGAGTTTAGAACAGATTGACATACAAGAGAATGGACAGCAAAAAATACTACAGCAAGCGCAACATTTATTGGCTGCTGCCATTAGAGAAAGTCGGCGCATTTCCCATGAATTAATGCCCTCTATACTCGAAGATTTCGGTTTACAAGTAGCTATTCAGGACGTATGTGATCAATTCAATAAATCGTTAGCTTTTAAGTGTGATTTTATAGGCTTGCCTTATAAAATGGATAAATACATTGAAATTGCTATTTACAGGATCGTTCAAGAGCTTGTGATCAACATCATCAAACACGCTAAGGCTACCGAGGCGTCAGTGAAAATTATGTTAGAGCAAAATGCTATTAATATTATGGTGAAAGACAATGGTATGGGATTTGATCCAAACGTCAAAGAAAAGCGCGGTATTGGATTAAACACCATCCAAGACAAGGTGAAATTGTTAAACGGCTCATTCGATGTAATTTCCGAGAGAAGCCGGGGTACAACAATTAATATCAAATTTCCTAACCAATAG
- a CDS encoding M23 family metallopeptidase — MKKKGRQSLSEPINVLVLDQHASSEKIKSVPYGLLLYWRRLILAFICLSVFLIVAVLFFASHNYFLLKSSERLQSELKEAREYPKQMETVQSKMQELEGKMEKVNTYLSKRGIERVTAEGGQGGLSEELTGDNIEEVLDQYNFYADSLHRDLSNVPLGYPIQGPLTSVFGIRSNPFSKRGIEAHGGVDIKAKRGAVVKAPAQGKVLFAGWKGGYGRCVVIEHDKGFETLYGHLSAIQVKPHQMIDAGHIIGKVGSTGRSTGPHLHYEITRHGKKINPGLFLKDH, encoded by the coding sequence ATGAAGAAAAAAGGACGGCAGTCTCTTTCTGAGCCAATTAATGTGCTAGTGCTCGATCAACATGCCAGTTCAGAAAAAATTAAAAGTGTTCCTTACGGTCTATTACTTTACTGGCGAAGGTTAATATTAGCATTTATCTGTTTAAGTGTTTTTTTGATCGTTGCGGTTTTGTTCTTTGCTTCCCATAATTATTTTCTCTTGAAAAGTAGTGAGCGCCTTCAGAGTGAACTGAAAGAAGCGCGGGAGTATCCTAAACAAATGGAAACTGTACAATCTAAAATGCAGGAGTTGGAAGGGAAGATGGAAAAAGTGAATACGTACCTGAGCAAAAGAGGAATTGAGCGGGTGACCGCCGAAGGTGGACAGGGCGGTCTTTCAGAGGAATTAACCGGCGATAATATCGAAGAAGTATTAGATCAGTATAACTTTTATGCAGACAGTTTACATCGCGATTTGTCGAACGTCCCGTTAGGTTACCCTATCCAAGGGCCTCTAACTAGCGTTTTCGGTATAAGAAGCAACCCTTTTTCGAAACGAGGTATAGAAGCACATGGTGGTGTTGATATAAAAGCAAAAAGAGGCGCCGTCGTGAAGGCTCCGGCACAGGGAAAAGTTTTGTTTGCTGGTTGGAAAGGTGGATATGGGAGATGCGTAGTAATTGAACATGATAAAGGGTTTGAAACACTTTACGGTCATCTTTCTGCTATCCAAGTTAAACCTCACCAGATGATTGACGCTGGGCACATCATTGGAAAAGTGGGATCTACGGGAAGGTCAACAGGACCGCATTTACATTATGAAATTACACGTCATGGCAAGAAGATCAACCCAGGCCTTTTTTTGAAAGATCACTAA
- a CDS encoding HAD family phosphatase, whose product MLDVQCVIFDCDGVLVDTETTMITVLLEMVAEFGVKINVDEGVSLFSGKKIEETIDVLKCSAQSPFPANFEQQFRLKAYERFKIEVKPIDGVERLIQLLKIPFCVASNGPREKVAFNLKLTGLWPYFNDDRIFSAYEVNTWKPDPGIFLHAARMMGFEPAQCVVIEDSLAGVEAAVNGGFQVLALTNGYNVGELSSAGVKVFGHMEELYPLLPMSKSN is encoded by the coding sequence ATGTTAGATGTGCAATGTGTTATTTTTGACTGTGACGGCGTATTGGTAGATACAGAAACGACAATGATTACCGTATTACTGGAAATGGTTGCCGAGTTTGGTGTAAAGATAAATGTTGATGAAGGCGTTAGCTTATTTAGTGGTAAAAAGATTGAAGAAACGATAGATGTATTGAAGTGTTCTGCTCAATCACCCTTCCCGGCAAACTTTGAGCAGCAATTTAGGCTTAAAGCATACGAGCGGTTTAAAATAGAGGTTAAACCCATTGACGGTGTTGAACGTTTAATTCAATTGCTCAAAATACCTTTTTGTGTTGCATCTAATGGCCCACGTGAAAAAGTAGCGTTTAACTTAAAGCTTACAGGTTTATGGCCCTATTTTAACGATGATAGAATTTTTAGCGCTTATGAAGTTAATACCTGGAAACCTGATCCCGGTATTTTTTTACATGCAGCTAGGATGATGGGATTTGAGCCAGCTCAATGTGTTGTAATCGAAGACAGTTTGGCTGGAGTTGAAGCTGCGGTGAATGGAGGTTTTCAGGTGCTGGCGTTAACAAATGGATATAACGTTGGTGAATTAAGCAGCGCTGGAGTTAAGGTGTTTGGCCATATGGAAGAGCTGTATCCATTGCTACCCATGAGCAAATCCAACTAA